The following proteins are encoded in a genomic region of Stutzerimonas balearica DSM 6083:
- the tusA gene encoding sulfurtransferase TusA, producing MTQTDLTVDAVLDATGLNCPEPVMMLHNKVRDLAGGELLKVIATDPSTQRDIPKFCVFLGHELVDRQEEAGTYLYWIRKKLD from the coding sequence ATGACCCAGACTGACCTGACCGTCGATGCGGTGCTCGATGCCACCGGCCTGAACTGCCCGGAGCCGGTGATGATGCTGCACAACAAGGTGCGCGACCTGGCCGGTGGCGAGTTGCTGAAGGTGATCGCCACCGACCCGTCCACGCAACGCGATATTCCCAAGTTCTGCGTCTTTCTCGGCCACGAGCTGGTCGACCGCCAGGAAGAGGCCGGCACCTACCTGTACTGGATCCGCAAGAAGCTCGACTGA
- a CDS encoding cytochrome c oxidase assembly protein encodes MSVAHRAAATLLLGLAWAAPAAAHGLFDAHLAERTPLLITAALVAAAWLLYLLGGRRVPPRPHEALCFHAAMLLTVLSVFGPLDEWAETSTSWHMTQHMLFILVIAPLWALARPLPQWRGVTGWFGQRVWTLLLRAGRYPTALALLHGAIIWIWHTPRLYVLALDNLWVHAFEHACFLFTGWLFWWSVLRANRKQVPQALMAVLLTLMHTGLLGALLTFGSVSFYGAERDVADQQLAGLIMWVPGGFVYLAAGGWIAWRWLGRLWHSQPQPDDGL; translated from the coding sequence ATGTCTGTAGCTCATCGCGCGGCCGCCACCCTGCTGCTCGGCCTGGCCTGGGCGGCCCCCGCGGCGGCGCACGGCCTGTTCGACGCGCACCTGGCCGAACGCACGCCACTGCTGATCACCGCCGCCCTCGTGGCAGCGGCCTGGCTGCTCTACCTACTGGGTGGGCGTCGCGTACCGCCGCGCCCCCACGAAGCGCTGTGTTTTCACGCGGCGATGCTGCTGACCGTGCTGAGCGTGTTCGGCCCCCTCGACGAATGGGCCGAAACCAGCACCAGCTGGCACATGACGCAGCACATGCTGTTCATTCTGGTGATCGCGCCACTCTGGGCGCTGGCGCGCCCGCTGCCACAGTGGCGCGGCGTCACCGGCTGGTTCGGGCAGCGCGTGTGGACTCTGCTGCTGCGTGCCGGACGCTACCCCACGGCGCTGGCCCTGCTGCACGGCGCCATCATCTGGATCTGGCACACGCCGCGGCTGTACGTCCTGGCGCTCGACAATCTCTGGGTGCATGCCTTCGAGCACGCCTGTTTTCTTTTTACCGGCTGGCTGTTCTGGTGGTCGGTCCTGCGCGCCAACCGCAAGCAGGTGCCGCAGGCATTGATGGCGGTGCTGCTGACACTGATGCATACCGGCTTGCTGGGCGCACTGCTGACGTTCGGCTCTGTGTCGTTTTATGGCGCCGAGCGGGACGTGGCGGATCAACAACTGGCGGGGCTGATCATGTGGGTGCCCGGCGGCTTCGTCTACCTGGCTGCCGGCGGCTGGATCGCCTGGCGCTGGCTCGGCCGGCTGTGGCACAGCCAACCCCAGCCCGACGACGGCCTGTGA
- the coxB gene encoding cytochrome c oxidase subunit II: MAQDVANVWWWMFGFAVLVWLAVATLWVYAMLRRSQPHSAEQAKRINRRWVIGGGIVLPSVSIAVLLAFGLPTGRSMLPLPVEGEQPLRIRIVGHQWWWEVRYPDQEVVTANQLVLPVGRPADIEVTSADVIHSFWVPRLGGKMDMIPGRTNVIRLEAAHAGAYRGQCSEFCGTQHAFMALHVEALETSDFAAWLERRQQRAAIRPAPGEAGAVFASRCGQCHRVAGVSDGNRAPDLTDLATRPTLGAGVIRNDHDGLRRWLREHQTLKHGNAMPRHDEVPDATLEQIAQWLETLSP; this comes from the coding sequence ATGGCGCAGGACGTGGCTAACGTCTGGTGGTGGATGTTTGGCTTTGCCGTGCTCGTCTGGCTGGCGGTAGCCACGCTGTGGGTCTATGCCATGTTGCGTCGTTCGCAGCCGCACAGCGCCGAGCAGGCCAAGCGCATCAATCGCCGCTGGGTAATCGGTGGCGGCATCGTGCTGCCCAGCGTGAGCATCGCCGTGCTGCTCGCCTTTGGCCTGCCGACCGGCCGCAGCATGCTGCCGCTGCCCGTCGAGGGTGAACAGCCGCTGCGGATCCGGATCGTCGGCCACCAATGGTGGTGGGAAGTGCGCTACCCGGACCAGGAGGTGGTCACGGCCAACCAGCTGGTTCTACCGGTCGGTCGGCCGGCCGACATCGAGGTCACCAGTGCCGATGTCATCCATTCGTTCTGGGTACCGCGGCTGGGCGGCAAGATGGACATGATTCCCGGGCGAACCAACGTCATCCGCCTTGAAGCTGCCCATGCGGGCGCCTACCGCGGGCAATGCTCGGAATTCTGCGGCACCCAGCATGCCTTCATGGCGCTGCATGTGGAGGCGCTGGAGACCAGTGATTTCGCGGCCTGGCTGGAACGTCGCCAGCAGCGCGCGGCAATCCGGCCGGCCCCGGGCGAGGCCGGCGCGGTATTCGCGTCGCGCTGCGGGCAATGTCACCGCGTCGCCGGCGTGAGCGACGGCAACCGTGCACCCGACCTGACCGACCTGGCCACCCGCCCGACCCTCGGCGCCGGCGTCATCCGCAATGACCACGACGGCCTGCGCCGCTGGCTGCGCGAGCACCAGACGCTCAAGCACGGCAATGCCATGCCACGCCACGACGAGGTACCCGACGCCACCCTCGAACAGATCGCCCAATGGCTGGAGACGCTCTCCCCATGA
- a CDS encoding DUF2231 domain-containing protein, with protein sequence MAIERNSIHSNAAIGSHPLHPMMIHFPVAALIGLLPADLAYLWTLDPFWQRGGLWLAGVGAFGGWVASIAGLIDLLSVRDIRRKVTAWCHAILAVMMLSLASLNWLLRYQGLGADEGALWGLYLSVITALLISLAAFLGGRLVYEHAVGVDLDS encoded by the coding sequence ATGGCGATAGAGCGAAATTCGATCCACAGCAATGCGGCGATCGGCAGCCATCCGCTGCATCCGATGATGATCCACTTTCCGGTAGCGGCGCTGATCGGTTTGCTTCCGGCCGACCTGGCCTACCTGTGGACGCTCGATCCGTTCTGGCAGCGCGGCGGGCTCTGGCTGGCCGGTGTCGGTGCGTTCGGCGGCTGGGTCGCGAGCATCGCCGGGCTGATCGATCTGCTCAGCGTGCGGGATATTCGGCGCAAGGTGACAGCCTGGTGCCACGCCATCCTGGCGGTGATGATGCTCTCGCTGGCCTCGCTCAACTGGCTTCTGCGCTATCAGGGCCTCGGCGCTGACGAGGGGGCCCTGTGGGGGCTGTACCTGTCCGTGATCACGGCGCTGCTGATCTCCCTGGCGGCGTTCCTTGGTGGGCGCCTGGTGTATGAACATGCCGTCGGCGTCGATCTGGACAGCTAG
- the ctaD gene encoding cytochrome c oxidase subunit I, with amino-acid sequence MSNATPRTAPGTDIDQLHDQFDEVWGNPRGWRALTIVNHTTIGLRFLVTGGVFFLIGGLLAMLIRTQLALPGYELMEPDVYNQVFTMHGTVMMFLFAVPMMEGLAVYLIPKMIGARDLVFPRLSALGYFCYLFGGIILLSSIFLDVAPKAGWFMYTPLSSQAHTPGVNSDFWLLGITFVEISAVSAGVELVVSILRTRTSGMALHKMPLYAWYILVMAMMIVVGFPPLILGSILLELERAAGFPFFDPAGGGDPVLWQHLFWLFGHPEVYIIFLPGAGIVTTLIPVFCQRPLVGYRWVVLGVVTTGFISFGLWVHHMFTVGIPQLAQAFFSAASMLVAVPTGVQIFAWLATLWLGRPVYKVPMLWLVGFLLVFVAGGLTGVMLALVPFDWQVHDTHFVVAHMHYVLVGGMFFPLMAGLYYWLPHFSGRMPSEKLGRWGFWLVFIGFNLTFLIMHWTGLIGMPRRVYTYESGLGWDIPNLISSVGSFVMAIGVATILLDIVLHFRFGLPAPKNPWNADTLEWATSLPPSAYNFVSLPDVTDRHPLWKEPDLHDSIARGEHALTVIDHGRRETWGSDPLSGKVREIIHLPGNSWLPFIAAVLLAVLCLSLLNKFYWLALGATVATLVVLLRWSWENGAHPAAAPDARTEPDEPPLHSRTFDGPGLWGMGVTLLANGALYLSLVFGWFYLWTVAPQWQVPEQRLDGWPMLVSGVLLSAGCIWLHRLIKRLRQGTLNTLLVNLAGLALLASLQTALLVWQLLGTPLEPTQTAHDAVIFVVLAYSIIHCGLAAVLTALQAWRVGYGYVGVKAPYEPIVVEQLWYYNLGVLWISYAAIVLFPGTWGGV; translated from the coding sequence ATGAGCAATGCAACCCCCCGCACCGCCCCAGGTACCGACATCGACCAGCTGCATGACCAGTTCGACGAGGTCTGGGGCAACCCGCGCGGCTGGCGTGCGCTGACCATCGTCAACCACACCACCATCGGCCTGCGCTTTCTCGTCACCGGTGGCGTGTTCTTCCTGATCGGCGGGTTGCTGGCGATGCTCATCCGCACCCAGCTCGCCCTGCCCGGCTACGAGCTGATGGAGCCGGACGTCTACAACCAGGTCTTCACCATGCACGGCACGGTGATGATGTTTCTGTTCGCCGTGCCGATGATGGAAGGGCTGGCCGTCTACCTGATCCCAAAGATGATCGGCGCGCGCGACCTGGTGTTCCCACGGCTGTCGGCGCTCGGCTATTTCTGCTACCTGTTCGGCGGCATCATCCTGCTGTCGAGCATCTTTCTGGACGTCGCGCCGAAGGCTGGCTGGTTCATGTACACGCCGCTGTCGAGCCAGGCGCACACCCCGGGCGTCAACTCGGACTTCTGGCTGCTGGGTATCACCTTCGTCGAGATCTCCGCAGTGTCGGCCGGGGTCGAGCTGGTGGTATCGATCCTGCGTACCCGCACCAGCGGCATGGCGCTGCACAAGATGCCGCTCTACGCCTGGTACATCCTGGTGATGGCGATGATGATCGTGGTCGGATTCCCGCCGCTGATCCTGGGCAGCATCCTGCTGGAACTCGAGCGCGCCGCCGGATTCCCCTTCTTCGACCCGGCCGGCGGTGGCGACCCCGTGCTCTGGCAGCACCTGTTCTGGCTGTTCGGCCATCCGGAGGTGTACATCATCTTCCTTCCGGGGGCGGGCATTGTCACCACGCTGATCCCAGTGTTCTGCCAGCGCCCGCTGGTAGGTTATCGCTGGGTGGTACTCGGCGTCGTCACCACCGGCTTCATCAGCTTCGGGCTGTGGGTCCACCACATGTTCACCGTCGGCATACCGCAGCTGGCGCAGGCGTTCTTCTCGGCGGCGAGCATGCTGGTGGCGGTGCCGACCGGCGTGCAGATCTTCGCCTGGCTGGCGACGCTCTGGCTCGGCCGGCCGGTTTACAAGGTGCCGATGCTCTGGCTGGTGGGTTTTCTGCTGGTGTTCGTGGCCGGCGGCCTGACCGGCGTCATGCTCGCCCTGGTGCCGTTCGACTGGCAGGTCCATGACACCCACTTCGTCGTCGCGCACATGCACTACGTGCTGGTCGGCGGCATGTTCTTTCCACTGATGGCCGGGCTCTACTACTGGCTGCCGCACTTCTCCGGGCGCATGCCCTCGGAGAAGCTGGGCCGCTGGGGCTTCTGGCTGGTGTTCATCGGCTTCAACCTGACCTTCCTGATCATGCACTGGACCGGCCTGATCGGCATGCCGCGGCGCGTATACACCTACGAAAGCGGCCTGGGCTGGGACATTCCCAACCTCATCTCGTCGGTCGGCAGCTTTGTCATGGCCATCGGCGTGGCGACCATCCTGCTCGACATCGTGCTGCACTTTCGCTTCGGTCTGCCGGCGCCGAAGAACCCCTGGAACGCCGATACCCTGGAGTGGGCGACCAGCCTGCCGCCTTCGGCCTACAACTTCGTCAGTTTGCCGGACGTCACCGACCGTCACCCGCTATGGAAGGAGCCGGATCTGCACGACAGCATTGCCCGCGGCGAGCATGCGCTGACGGTGATCGATCACGGTCGCCGCGAGACCTGGGGCAGCGACCCGCTGAGCGGCAAGGTGCGCGAAATCATCCACCTGCCCGGCAACAGCTGGCTGCCGTTCATCGCTGCCGTACTGCTGGCGGTGCTCTGCCTGAGCCTGCTGAACAAGTTCTACTGGTTGGCGCTGGGTGCCACCGTGGCCACGCTCGTCGTGCTGCTGCGCTGGTCATGGGAGAACGGTGCGCACCCGGCTGCCGCCCCGGACGCACGCACCGAGCCGGACGAGCCTCCCCTGCATTCACGCACCTTCGATGGCCCCGGCCTGTGGGGCATGGGCGTCACCCTGCTGGCCAACGGGGCGCTCTATCTGTCGCTGGTGTTCGGCTGGTTCTATCTGTGGACGGTCGCACCGCAGTGGCAAGTACCCGAGCAGCGGCTCGACGGCTGGCCGATGCTGGTGAGTGGCGTGCTGCTCAGTGCGGGGTGCATCTGGCTGCACAGGCTGATCAAGCGGCTGCGCCAGGGAACGCTGAACACGCTGCTGGTCAACCTCGCCGGCCTTGCGTTGCTCGCCTCGCTGCAGACCGCTCTGCTGGTCTGGCAACTGCTCGGAACACCGCTGGAGCCGACGCAGACTGCGCATGATGCGGTGATCTTCGTCGTACTGGCCTACAGCATCATCCACTGCGGGCTGGCCGCGGTGCTCACCGCGCTGCAGGCCTGGCGCGTCGGCTATGGCTACGTCGGCGTGAAGGCGCCCTACGAGCCGATCGTCGTCGAGCAACTCTGGTACTACAACCTCGGTGTGCTGTGGATCAGCTATGCGGCAATCGTGCTGTTTCCCGGCACCTGGGGAGGTGTCTGA
- a CDS encoding CopD family protein, giving the protein MPLLKLLHFAALICWCGTLLYLPALVAAGTRSSDKLFYRDHAHLTRLVFTLIGTPAALLAIGSGTALFLRDGTLAGWLIIKLTAVTGMALCHALCGVLVLRVERRPDRRVTYQCLTLGVLIPLLISLTLWLVLAKPF; this is encoded by the coding sequence GCTGCATTTCGCCGCGCTGATCTGCTGGTGCGGCACGCTGCTCTACCTGCCGGCGCTGGTTGCTGCCGGCACACGCAGCAGCGACAAGCTCTTCTACCGCGACCACGCGCATCTGACGCGCCTGGTCTTCACCCTCATCGGTACGCCCGCCGCGCTGCTGGCCATCGGCTCGGGTACGGCGCTGTTCCTGCGCGACGGCACCCTCGCCGGCTGGCTGATCATCAAGTTGACGGCCGTAACCGGCATGGCGCTCTGTCATGCGCTGTGCGGGGTTCTCGTGCTGCGCGTTGAGCGTCGGCCGGACCGCCGCGTCACCTACCAGTGCCTGACGCTGGGCGTGCTCATCCCCCTGCTGATCAGCCTGACGCTCTGGCTGGTGCTGGCCAAACCCTTCTGA